GTCACCACCGCCGATAACAGAGTATGTACCTTCTGCATCTGCTAATGCTTGTCCTACTGCTTTTGTACCTTCTGCGAATGGAGTCATTTCGAATACACCCATTGGTCCATTCCATACAACAAGCTTAGAGTTTTTAATTACATCTGCATAAATTTCACGTGTTTTAGGACCGATGTCCACGCCTTCCCAGTTAGAAGGGATAGAGTCGATACCAACGATTTTAGTTGTTGCAGTTTCAGAGAATTCCTCAGTGATTACAACATCAACTGGCATGTAGAAGTTTACGCCTTTTTCTTTTGCAAGTTGCATAAATTCTTTAGCTAGTTCAATCTTGTCGTCTTCACATAGAGATAGACCAATTTCATGACCTAAAGCTTTAACGAATGTGTAAGCAAGTCCGCCACCGATGATTAAGTTATCTACTTTGTCTAATAGATGACGAATTAAACCGATTTTATCTTTTACTTTCGCACCACCGATGATAGCTGTGAATGGACGTTCTGGGTTAGAAAGTGCTTTACCTAATACTTCTAACTCTTTTTCCATTAATAGACCAGATACTGCTGGTAGGTAGTCTGCGATTCCTGCTGTAGAAGCATGAGCACGGTGAGCTGCACCGAATGCATCGTTTACGAAGATGTCAGCAAGAGCTGCAAATTCTTTCGCAAGTTCTGCATCGTTCTTTTCTTCGCCCGCATAGAAACGTACGTTTTCAAGA
This genomic window from Bacillus anthracis str. Vollum contains:
- a CDS encoding phosphoglycerate kinase gives rise to the protein MNKKSIRDVDLKGKRVFCRVDFNVPMKEGKITDETRIRAALPTIQYLVEQGAKVILASHLGRPKGQAVEELRLTPVAARLGELLGKDVKKADEAFGPVAQEMVAAMNEGDVLVLENVRFYAGEEKNDAELAKEFAALADIFVNDAFGAAHRAHASTAGIADYLPAVSGLLMEKELEVLGKALSNPERPFTAIIGGAKVKDKIGLIRHLLDKVDNLIIGGGLAYTFVKALGHEIGLSLCEDDKIELAKEFMQLAKEKGVNFYMPVDVVITEEFSETATTKIVGIDSIPSNWEGVDIGPKTREIYADVIKNSKLVVWNGPMGVFEMTPFAEGTKAVGQALADAEGTYSVIGGGDSAAAVEKFGMADKMSHISTGGGASLEFMEGKELPGVVCLNDK